From the genome of Myxococcota bacterium:
CGGGCGACCACGAGCACATTCCCCTGCCGGTGAAGGGCGACGTGGCGGTGCAGCTCATGCTCTCGGGCGGCCAGCGCCTGTGCGCCAGCTTCGGCGGCGTGAACGTGCGCAACGACAGCACGCTGGTGAAGCGGAGGAACGCCGATCCCGACGGCTGCAGCCTCGATTGATTCGTGAGTCGTGACTCGCTGCGCGCGGTGCTGTGGGACCTGGACGGCGTGCTGGTCGACAGCTACGAGGTGTGGTTCCACCTGTTGAATCACTGCGCACGCGCGTTCGCGGCACCGGCGGTGTCGCGCGAGGCGTTCGCCGCGGGCTGGGGCCAGGGCATCGAGCGCGACGTGGAGAGCTTCTACCCCGGCCGCACGATCGCCGAGGTCGAGGCCTTCTACCACGCGAACTTCATGGCGCACGCGGCGCACCTGCGGATCGACCCCGACGCGGCGCGAGTGATCGCAGGCCTGCGCGCCGCCGGCCTGCGCCAGGCGCTGATCACCAACACGCCCGGGCCGCTCGCGCAGGAGATCCTGCGCCACGCGCGCCTCGAGCTCGACGCGGTGGTCGGCGGCACCGAC
Proteins encoded in this window:
- a CDS encoding HAD family hydrolase, encoding MSRDSLRAVLWDLDGVLVDSYEVWFHLLNHCARAFAAPAVSREAFAAGWGQGIERDVESFYPGRTIAEVEAFYHANFMAHAAHLRIDPDAARVIAGLRAAGLRQALITNTPGPLAQEILRHARLELDAVVGGTDVAAGKPAPDMVLEACRRLGVTPERAVVVGDSRFDRAAAAAAKVAFIGLRLDGGVRIERLSELPGLLGGSRR